Proteins encoded in a region of the Suricata suricatta isolate VVHF042 chromosome 10, meerkat_22Aug2017_6uvM2_HiC, whole genome shotgun sequence genome:
- the TAS2R42 gene encoding LOW QUALITY PROTEIN: taste receptor type 2 member 42 (The sequence of the model RefSeq protein was modified relative to this genomic sequence to represent the inferred CDS: inserted 2 bases in 1 codon): MLTGLDEIFLILSTAEFIIGMLGNVFIGLVSCSEWIKNQKMSFIDFILTCLAISRITQLLVSLFESFEMVLPSFFYSTWKVAKSITLLWRVTNHFTAWLTTCLSVFYLLKIAHFSQSVFLWLKWRMNRVVLAILAVSLFFLMFDFLVLESLNDFFLNFYVMDESKLTLHMNENKTLYFKTLILLSFSYTIPIVLSLTSLVLLFLSLVRHIRNLQLNSMASRDPSTLAHKRAIKMVMSFLLLSTVHFSSILLANWTLFIFWNNKFTKFIFLAIYVFPSGHSLILILGSRKLRQTALKVLWHLKSTLKREXTSFIRIDFPESFRNKDLMRRL, encoded by the exons ATGTTAACCGGATTGGATGAAATCTTTCTGATACTCTCAACAGCAGAATTCATAATTGGAATGTTGGGAAATGTGTTCATTGGACTGGTAAGCTGCTCTGAGTGGATCAAGAAccaaaaaatgtctttcattgaCTTCATCCTCACCTGCTTGGCTATCTCCAGAATCACTCAGCTGCTGGTGTCCTTGTTTGAATCATTTGAAATGGTACTACCTTCATTTTTCTATTCCACTTGGAAAGTAGCAAAATCTATTACTTTGCTTTGGAGAGTAACTAATCACTTTACTGCCTGGCTTACCACCTGCCTAAGTGTTTTCTACCTCCTTAAAATAGCTCACTTCTCCCAGTCGGTTTTCCTCTGGTTGAAGTGGAGAATGAACAGAGTGGTTCTTGCAATTCTTGcagtttctttgttctttctaatGTTTGACTTCCTAGTGCTAGAATCACTTAATGATTTCTTCTTAAACTTCTATGTGATGGATGAAAGTAAGCTGACTTTACATATGAATGAGAATAAAACCCTTTATTTTAAAACGCTGATTCTTCTTAGTTTTTCCTATACCATTCCTATTGTTCTGTCCCTGACCTCACTGGTCCTTTTATTTCTGTCCTTGGTAAGACACATCAGAAATTTGCAGCTCAACTCCATGGCGTCCAGGGACCCCAGCACATTGGCCCATAAGAGGGCCATTAAAATGGTGatgtctttcctccttctctccacaGTCCATTTTTCTTCCATCCTATTGGCAAACTGGAcgctttttatattttggaacaaCAAGTTCACAAAGTTTATCTTCTTGGCCATATATGTCTTTCCCTCCGGCCACTCATTAATTTTGATCCTGGGAAGcagaaaactgagacagacagCCTTGAAGGTACTGTGGCATCTTAAAAGCaccttgaaaagaga aacaagtttCATCAGGATAGACTTTCCAGAGTCTTTTAGGAATAAAGACTTAATGAGAAGACTTTGA